A single window of Colletotrichum higginsianum IMI 349063 chromosome 8, whole genome shotgun sequence DNA harbors:
- a CDS encoding Thioredoxin reductase — translation MLHDVLIIGAGPAGLATATALSRQLYTSVLFDSGLYRNARATTMHNVLGFDHVPPAAFRAKAREDIKARYAESVIFADVEVLKTSKVKEGLFSAEDAEGKTWLGRRLVLATGVTDIMPDIPGYGDCWGHGIFHCLFCHGFEERGAERVGVLAFGMTGNLKMATHIGHMARPLGEKVTIYTHGNSSLASEISTMDGNPFKLDTRRIAKMRMAGGGGGDEGGHPTGVTLTLDDGDEVTERFLAHGPFTKVNGPFAEQLGLEMAENGDVKTTPPFGETSVPGVYAVGDCGNMVKAVAPAMTSGALCAGGMVVPLQSEPRVGLEAEATEKALG, via the coding sequence ATGCTGCACGACGTCCTCATTATCGGCGCCGGGCCCGCCGGTCTCGCCACGGCGACCGCCCTCTCCCGCCAGCTATACACCTCGGTCCTCTTCGATTCGGGCCTGTACCGCAACGCCCGCGCGACGACCATGCACAACGTCTTGGGGTTCGACCAcgtcccgcccgccgccttcCGCGCCAAGGCCAGGGAGGACATCAAGGCGCGGTACGCCGAGAGTGTGATCTttgccgacgtcgaggtcttGAAGACGTCCAAGGTCAAGGAAGGGCTCTtcagcgccgaggacgccgaggggAAGACGTGGCTCGGCAGGAGGCTGGTGCTGGCGACCGGCGTCACTGACATCATGCCCGATATCCCGGGATACGGGGATTGTTGGGGCCACGGGATCTTTCACTGTCTCTTCTGCCACGGCTTCGAGGAGCGCGGGGCCGAGAGGGTCGGCGTCCTGGCGTTCGGCATGACGGGGAACCTCAAGATGGCGACACACATTGGACACATGGCCCGTCCCCTCGGTGAAAAAGTCACAATCTACACACACGGGAACTCCTCTCTTGCGTCGGAGATCTCCACCATGGATGGCAACCCCTTCAAGCTCGACACGCGCAGGATTGCAAAGATGCGCAtggccggcggtggcggcggagacgaAGGCGGGCACCCCACCGGCGTCACGCTCAccctggacgacggcgacgaggtcacgGAGAGGTTTCTTGCCCACGGGCCTTTCACAAAGGTCAACGGTCCCTTTGCAGAACAACTGGGGCTGGAGATGGCGGAGAACGGTGACGTGAAGACGACGCCCCCGTTTGGTGAGACGAGTGTGCCAGGCGTGTACGCGGTCGGGGACTGCGGGAATATGGTCAAGGCCGTTGCGCCGGCAATGACGAGCGGCGCGTTGTGTGCGGGAGGGATGGTTGTGCCGTTGCAGTCGGAGCCGAGAGTTGGCTTGGAGGCTGAGGCAACGGAAAAGGCACTTGGGTGA